The DNA segment ACGCGCCGAACCCGCAAGCGGCGCGGGCGTTCATCGAATTCATGCTGCGCCCCGAGTCGGTGGCCGAGCTGACCAATACGCTGTTTTTTGCCACCGCCAACCAGGCCGCGACGCCGCTGGTGGATGAGGCGGTGCGCAATGACCCGGACATCTATCCGCCCGCCGAAATGCGTGAACGCCTGTACGCCGACCGCAGCATGAGCCTCAAGGACATGCGACAGCGCACGCGTCTGTGGACCACTTTCCGTAGCCATCAATAACAAAAGGAGCACACCGATGGACGTGCCGATGCTCAATGACCAAGCCCTGACCCGCGACAGCCTGTACGGCACTGCCGCCGAAAGCACCTACGCCGGGATCACCAGTTTCATGCGTCGCCGCTACAGCCGTGATATGCGCGGCGTCGATGTGGCGGTCAGTGGCGTGCCGTTCGATACGGCCACCAGCAACCGCCCGGGTGCACGCTTCGGGCCACGGGGAATTCGCGCCGCGTCCACCGGGATTGCCTGGGAACGGCATTGGCCGTGGACATTCGATCCGTTCGATCATCTGGCGGTGATCGACTACGGCGATTGCGACTTCGATTACGGCTCGCCGCATACCATCCCGGAAAGTATCGAGGCCCACGCCGAGCGCATTCTTGATGCCGGCAGTGCGATGCTGACGTTTGGCGGCGATCACTTCATCACCTATCCGTTGCTCAAGGCCCATGCGCGCAAACACGGCACGCTGTCGCTGATCCACTTCGATGCGCACAGCGACACCTGGCCTGACGAGGGCGGCAAGCGCGTCGATCACGGCACCATGTTCTGGCATGCGGCCAGGGAAGGGCTGGTGGATCCGGCGCGCTCGGTGCAGATCGGTTTGCGCACCACCAATGACGATCACCAGGGGTTTGCGGTGCTTGATGCCCGCCAGGTACATCGACGTGGCTGCGAGGCGATTGTCGAGGCGATTCGCGCGCGTGTCGGCGACCACCCGGTGTACCTGACGTTTGATATCGACTGCCTCGACCCGGCCTTTGCACCGGGCACCGGCACTCCGGTGTGT comes from the Pseudomonas sp. RSB 5.4 genome and includes:
- the speB gene encoding agmatinase; this encodes MDVPMLNDQALTRDSLYGTAAESTYAGITSFMRRRYSRDMRGVDVAVSGVPFDTATSNRPGARFGPRGIRAASTGIAWERHWPWTFDPFDHLAVIDYGDCDFDYGSPHTIPESIEAHAERILDAGSAMLTFGGDHFITYPLLKAHARKHGTLSLIHFDAHSDTWPDEGGKRVDHGTMFWHAAREGLVDPARSVQIGLRTTNDDHQGFAVLDARQVHRRGCEAIVEAIRARVGDHPVYLTFDIDCLDPAFAPGTGTPVCGGLSTLQALEILGGLRGINLVGMDVVEVAPAYDHADVTSLAAATLAMEMLCLYAARHKVDR